The DNA window TTAGTTTACTTGTTGAACCAAAGTATTGTAACCTGTCATAATTCTCATCCTCCGGATCAACAACAGAGCTAGGTAAGAGAATAATCCTAGAAGATTCAGGTCCAGATGTGTTTAAATTATCCTGAGATCTGGATATAAGCTTCATGCAATTTGGAGTATCAGCTAGATTTGGAGTAAATTCAATATGATCTGGGTCATCAATTCCTAAAGTCCTCCAAGCTTCACTTCTCACTTCTACTTTGTCATATGGCACAGATGGGGGACTATGTTCTCGCTTTACTTGATCTATTGGTTCATAGTTGTCTAGCTTTTTATATCGTCCAAAGTCAATACTCTCGTCTGATGAACTTGGCAgatctttacttattttttggagatttataattttacgagGAGGCTTTTGTGGTTTCGGTTTGAGTGCAGGTTTAGGCATCAACAGTGGTGCAGTATCTCTATCAGTGCTTGCAGACTGATGACTTGAAACTGATGCTGTTTTAAAGGAAAGAGAACTTAGGTTCAGATCGTCTGGTCTAGTTCCTACTAAAGGACTTTTTGACCCAGGACAACAAAATTCAGGACTGTTAAGGTTTTCATTACCAATCATTTGTTTCATCGTCTTCATTTTAAgagataaacatttaaatatttccgaTTGATTAGGATGTTCTAGATGAAAAATGCCTTCCCCTGTATCACATTTTCTGCCAGcttcaaatgtaaatttaccCTGTCTATAACCATATCGCCTAATGTATCTATATGGCCATGTTGCATAAAGCTTGTTATCATTGACATCTCTTAATTCAATAGCAGTTGTAGTTAAGAGAAGGAGGTATCTAATTGGTTCGAATCCACATCTTGTTGATGCATCAGAAGTACACATTTTTACTGAAAATACTCCTTCACCTGATGAACAGTACAAGTCATTATCTTCATCACAACTAATGGGACTGATATCTCTCCCTTTAAAAGCAACAGACTGTAAAGCAGTCACCCATTCTAATGTTTCTGCTTCTGATTGGGCACTGACTTGCTGAGTATGTGACTTAGTCAGTATAGTTATTGTGTTTGGACTAGAATGTGtaatttttatgcaattttCAAGAGTCAAAACTTTCGGAATTGCACCAGATGTAACATCATCTTTATTGTCGTAAATTTCAAGGCGTTCGATACCCTGTATGCTAGCATTGAATAGCATACAGTGTTTTTGTTGCCAATTTTTctgaaaaaagtaaataatatacaaaagatATTTTTGCTATCATTATGTtgatatacacaataaaaattacgtttacaacacataatatgtaatatcaaaTTTAGGATTTATTGAGATAAATTAACGAAATTATAACGAATTATTcagaatataaattagtattcaGAATGACActttaattgaaacaaatagGAAATGCAAACAAATGAATTTCCGCTTGTTATACGTACAAACTTACTGAATTCGTAATCAGCATGCAGTAATTCTACATGTACACATATTTCGAAGTCCTGACTCATTAGAAAGCATATTGTCATAACTGTATCATGCCTCGTGTTTATTGCTGTTTATTACTTAccttataaatgtatagtttttttg is part of the Vanessa atalanta chromosome 10, ilVanAtal1.2, whole genome shotgun sequence genome and encodes:
- the LOC125066768 gene encoding uncharacterized protein LOC125066768; translation: MEPDDEIKSGCLLFPPAGGNMFSKFPKKKNWQQKHCMLFNASIQGIERLEIYDNKDDVTSGAIPKVLTLENCIKITHSSPNTITILTKSHTQQVSAQSEAETLEWVTALQSVAFKGRDISPISCDEDNDLYCSSGEGVFSVKMCTSDASTRCGFEPIRYLLLLTTTAIELRDVNDNKLYATWPYRYIRRYGYRQGKFTFEAGRKCDTGEGIFHLEHPNQSEIFKCLSLKMKTMKQMIGNENLNSPEFCCPGSKSPLVGTRPDDLNLSSLSFKTASVSSHQSASTDRDTAPLLMPKPALKPKPQKPPRKIINLQKISKDLPSSSDESIDFGRYKKLDNYEPIDQVKREHSPPSVPYDKVEVRSEAWRTLGIDDPDHIEFTPNLADTPNCMKLISRSQDNLNTSGPESSRIILLPSSVVDPEDENYDRLQYFGSTSKLNKSSRYKKIEARPTTLALSEPKSKDTWNDYDEVENVMQTARLADDSHLGYGMIRKPNTPGPQVPTAAQAQILQNQVGLEDITHSNWNGTDYAIISRPKIV